The Candidatus Methylacidiphilales bacterium sequence GAACTGATTGCGCCCATCCTGGCCCACGCTGTTCGCGCCATCCGGGTTGCGGTAATGCGCCGCCATTTCCTGGCCCGTCAGATTGACGCCATATTCCCCGTAGAACCTGCCTTTGCTGTTATCGAGGAAGAAAGGCGTGTCCAGGCTCGCGTCCACCATAAACACATTCAGGTAGTTGATGTCAAACGCAGCCGGATCGCTCCAACCTGGGTTGACGTTGTTATTGGTTCTTACTGAGCTGTCGCCCGCTCCGTTTACGAAGGCGGGAGATACGCGCAGGTTCCAGCTCGGGCTGAACTTGTAAGCCATGTCCAACTGGTTGACAAACAAGAAAGGGTCGCTGGATGTGTTGAGGGCGTTACCGGAGATACTTGTAGAGGTATATGAGTTATCGGCCGTAGATTGATCACCCCAGACATAAATGCCATGTGTGGAACCAATGGTGAAATCCTTGCAGAAGGGATGGAAGTCGCCGATCTTGATCGAGCCGCCGTCCGGATTGATGTCGCTGTCCCAAGTCCAGCCGTTGACAATGTTGTGGGGCTGCAACTGGCGTCCTGCAGTCATGCTCAGCCAGTCCTGATCGAAGGCCTTTGTCCATGTCAGGTAAGCCAGATCCACAAACACGGTATTGTTGGCCGGCCAGGATTTTGCTCCCGTTCCAAAGTCGGCATTGGTACTGTTGTGATCGCCGCCGCCGCCGTTGGTGGCCAGACGGACTCCCGCCTTGAAGTTGTCGCTGAACAGATACTCGGCGCCCAAGCGGACCCGGAAACGATTGCGATTGCGCTCCTGAATGTCATTGACCACGCCGCCCGCACTAGAACCCGTCATGCCGGTATTGATGGCGCGTTTGTCCCATTCATAACGCAGACGCACATCTCCGTAGAGTTTGAGACCTTTGACCGCGCTCGAACCGACGCTTAGAAAACCGCCAGGCGTTGCCGTGTAATCAGACAACATTTCAGCGCGAATTTCTTCGCCTTCCTGAGCATTCAAGAGACCCTTTTTGACCAGTGCGTCCACCAAGGGACCACCGTCGCCACCATCAGCCCGAACCAGAGAAGCCGCGCCCATCAGCGCAACACCCATCGCGAGACTCCATTTCATGAGATGAAGTTTCATTTTTTGTATTCCTCCTTATTAAGAATAATCGTTTTTATTTTAGAATTTTCCTTTGCCGGAAACCTGTAAACCCGAGCCACAGCCCTTCCAGACCGCAAAAAGGTGAGCGTCAATTGTTACAAATAGGTGACGATAGGGTTACTTTTTGTATTTTTTAAAAACCGGTCAAGGGGGTCTATTTTACTGAAAATCGCGTAAGATGTGGCGAGTGCAGAAGCAATCTGGGCATGCCTTCTGCTCGTTCGCGCGACGAACAAGGGATCTGCAATAATATTAAAGGCGAAGCTTCCCCAACTTTACGGATGGGGTCTCTTCACATTCTTCGGCGCGAAACCACGCCGAAGCGTATCCGCCGCTGTCCGACGGCTTGCCGGACTATGGCGGGATAACCCAGTGATCTGTACGCCGTGAGATGATGGGTTGGCCGTGCTGGGATTTGCGCCGTTGGCAAGGCGCGAACGCAGTCCTCTTCTATGCAAAAAAAAACGGCCCCGTTCAACGGGGCCGTTTCGCAAGGCAATACTCGTTACGCTTGAGTCGATTAGGAGCCGCCGTTGGCGCCGAGCGTATTGGTAATCGTGTTGAAGATGTTCTTCAACTGATTGCCCAAGAGACCCAGGACAACGATGACAACGATGGAAACCAGCGCGAGAATCAGGCCGTATTCCACGAGGGTCTGGCCTTTTTTGCTCTTCAGGTATACCATGCGACTGGCAAGTTTGGTGTAGAGTTTAGTTAGCATTTTGTTTTCCTTTTTTTTGTTGGGGTTAAGAAGCAACTGGCCGAAGGGTATTTGTCACCGCATTGAAAAAGTTAGTGATATTGTTTCCCAAAACACTCAGCAGCACCAATACGACGATTACGACCCAAAACACGATAAGGGCATATTCCACCAAGGTTTGTCCCTTCTTCGAGCTCGCAATTGCGTTTATGTTGGCACATATGAGTCTGCTTTTGATCCAATTCGAGAGCCTCCCAATTCGAAACCTATACCCTTCGGCTCTCATCATGTAGTAAGAGTAGCCTAGACTGTGCCAAACTTGAAATCAGGCGAATCCAAGTGGTTCTTCAGAGTAAAGCCAAGAGAACAGGAGATATTAAAAATTTACGATAAGGCAAATTATGCCTAGTTGGGCAAAATTTACCTATGGCAAGGCAATGTTTTCAAGCGCGAAAGGAATCGTGACCTCCTGCGGATCGATCGCGATGAAAATCTTTGCAACCGTGTCGGGCGGCAATGGCGTGTCCGACTGCTTTGTAAAGTTTGCTGTCCTGCCCGCGCTAAACGAACTGGCGCGTGTGGGAATTGGCTTGTCGTCCGGAGTCTGAAGTTCAACGCCGCTGACTTTGTCCTTTTCGCCACTAATCTCGATGCAAACGGCCCTTTGGCGGAGAGATTCCGCTTCGTCATCGCTGGCTCCCGGCAAGGCTTGGCGCGGATCCACCACCCGAACGGCAAACTCATGCGCCTTGAAAAGCGGGTTATCGATGTTTTGGTTGATTTTTTTCAGGACATTATCAATCAAAACCACCTGGTGCCGGTAGGTGCGGATTTTAAGGGTCCCCGCCAGTTTTTTGATGGATTCCGCATTTCGTCCGGGAGCTCCCAGATCCAAATTCAAGGTGCCGCTGTCATCGCCAGTAAGCCGTTTCCCCAAGGGTGCAAATTGCTCATTGCTGGTCTTGACCGGCAGCTTGTTGCCGAGATTATCCACGGCCTCGGCAACTTCGATATCCCCCGCCTCCAGGGCAGTTTTAAGGGCTTCGCCCTTGAGACTCAACGTGACCGTAAGCGTGGAATCCCCCTTGCTGGCACCGTTGTCCCGCACCCGGTATTCAATCACACGGGCCACATCAACCGATGGGGAATCCCCGGCGAGTAAAATTCCCGTCCAACTCCACAACAGAAAAAAAGTAACGCAAGCGCGCTGGATCATGAAACAGCGTTAGCGTGAACTACCGCACTTTCCCATGATATTTTTTGGGAATTGGCGTCGATTGTCATAATACTGTAACAATTGCCATCCAACGTGCGCGGATTGCATGAAATTCCGCACTTGGACCCTCATCGCAGCGTTAGCCGGCCTGTCTGCTGCGGCTTATGCCGGCGACATGGTGCGGTTGTATGAGTTTGGGGCGGATGACGTGGCCTACCTGGCGTTGCCGAAGCAGGCACCGAAGGCTGCAATCCTGCTGGTTCCCGACTCCCTGGGCTCCCTTGAGATCGTCAGCAAACGCTGTGATCTGCTTGCCAAATTAGGTTACACGGCCATGGCCCTGGATCTTTACGGCGGCACGGAGGCCGCGAGTCCGACAGATGCGAAACAGATACAATCCAAAATTTCAAAGCAACTGGCCAAACAAACCGTGGCTGCGGGCTTGAAATTGTTGTGCGAAAGCCCCCGATACCGCGCTGAAAAGCTCATTCTGGCGGTCTGGGGCGATAATATGCCCGTTGTGCTGGAGGCCCTGAAGGACGCAGGCCCAGGAGTCCATTTGACGGCCGTCAGTTGGCTGGAAGCCGCTGGAGGCGGGCAACCCCGTGAGTTGGCTTCACTGCCGTGCGCCTTCCAGGTGATCTACGCCCCGGAACAAGCCCAGTCGGAGCTTGGGAAATATCTTCAGGCCCTGGGCGAACTCAGAGGAGGGAAAGATGATATTGAAAAAGTGGAATATGATGCCGGCTTTTTATTGAAGCCCGAGATCTCCGGCGCCTGTGCGGATGTCTGGTCCAATATCATCCGGTTCTGGGGAGTCCAGGCCCAGGGTTTGGCCCCGGGGCTGACTGACAAATCAGAATCGTTAACATCCGAGATGGCGGACGCCCGTCCCGTAAAAAATTCCTCTTACTCCGACAGGTTCGGGCGTTAGGAAAGTGATTTTTTCACGCGTTCGCGCAGATCGGCGGTGAGGCGGTTGACTTCATCAAAAGCCGCCAAATCAAATTTGGCCGGGGCCGACAGCAATTTGCCTTTTAATCGTTTGATTGCGTCCAGGGCCGGTTGGAGGCGGTCGGGCTCCATTTCGCAGAGCGTGTCCCAGGCGATCTCAACGCAAGCCGGATTATGGCAATAAAGCATCAGGTGTTCGCCGGCATCAATGGCCATTTTCGTGGCCTGCTTGCTGCCGTAGCGGTTGGCAATGGCCCCCATCTCAAGGTCGTCCGTCATGATGGCGCCTTTGTAACCCAGTTCCCTGACCAACAGACCGCTGACGATTTCGCGCGACATGGAGGCCGGGAACGGCTCCGGATGCCAGGCCGGGAAATGGCCATGCCCGATCATATAGCAATCCGCTAACGATAGAAAGGCGCGGAACGAACGCAGTTCGTCCTTTTCGATCTGCGCCCGGGTGCGGTCGATCCGCGGTAGTTCGCCGTGGGGATCGAGCCCGCAATGTGTGTAACCCGGAAAATGCTTGGCGGTGCCGAGTACGCCGCGGGATTTCATCCCTTCCAGAAACGCGCCGGCCTTGAGAATGACTTCCTCGGGCGTGGAACCGTAGCAGCGTCCGCGGAGGGAATTGTCGGCGTTTTCATCCAGGGAATAATCGACAACCGGGGCCAGGTTGAGATTGAAACCGAAGAGGGCCAGCAGCCGTCCGGTGAGTTCGCCGTGTTCGCGGCACCAATCCACGCGATTGGCCTGGCGCAGCATGAGGCCGCTCGGCGGTTCCTCCCCGACCATCTTCAGGCGGGAGACGCGCCCGCCTTCCTGGTCGATGGTGACGATCGGCGGCGACTGGCAAAGCTCGTTAAATTCATGGATCAGGTCGAAGACCTGCCGGGGGGATTCGAGGTTCCGCGCAAAAAGAATAAAGCCGCCCGGCTGTACCTTGCGAATAAGGCTGCGAAGCCCGTCGGTAAGCTGCGGGCCGGGTACGCCCATGATGATCGGCTGGCCGGAAGAGGAAGACGAATTTGCCATGCAGATAATCAACAGATTTTTTTGGGCAAAACAATCACAACATCGGGATAAAAATCAGGCTTCCATGGAATGGCTTGACTTCTGCGGTGACATTTCCACCATTGGACTGTCATTCACCCCGATGATTGCCGATCAAACCCGCCCGTTATTACCGTCAGCGTTTTATAACCCGCTGAATCTACTGTGGATATCGGTATTTCCCCTGCTGCTTCTGCTGCTGATCGATTTGCAATCAATCTGGCTGGCCTATGGGGAAATGCATCCAGAACAGCAAAGTTTCGCGAAATACGCCCTGTCGGCCAATGCCGGACTGCTCGCCTTTGTGGCGGCGCTGGCACTGGTACTGGGGTGGCGCAAAAAAAATCTGAACGGCGGATGGAGCCTGCTTATTTTTGTTTTGCATGCCGGGTTTATCTGGCTGCAGTTGTGTCTGTTGGCGAAGGCATTGCCTTTTTCCGTGCCAAACTGGATTTTGGACCGTGACACGCTGATTCTGGCGCAACTGGCCTGTGTGATGGGCGGCTGCTTTTATTCACTGCTGGGCATTGCCTGTTGTCCTTTGCGCATATCCCGAATGCGCGACTTTTTGTACAGCGGAGGCATGCTGCTGGGAGTGCCGTTGCTTTGGTATCTGATGATCCAGGTCATGTTCCATATTCATGGCTTTGATCCCAATGTTTATTTGATGGTGACTTTTCTCATCCTCAGCACCGCGGTCATGTGCATCGGGTTGCTGCGCCTGCTGGTTTATCTTCATGCCTGGCTGAGGCAATATGAGGCGGTGTTGGTGTTGTTGAGCGCCTTGATCATGCCTCTGGGCGGACTGTGCCTCAATCGCGCCATGCCGTTCCCGGTGAGTTTTCAGGTCACGGGCGTTTACGTATTGACGGTTGTGAATGCGGGCGTTCTATTGTTAGGTTGCCTGCCCCGCCTGCGCTCCAATCCCTGGCTCTGGCTGCTCCAGGCGGTGACATTTCCGTTTACGGTGTATTTTTTTGTGGTCTTTCTGCCTTTCCTGCCGCTGTTTCTCCCGGCCATGCTTGCTTGTGGCGCGGGATTTTTGATTCTGACACCAACGGTTTTGTTCATGGTTCACGGCCAGCGGTTGATTGGGGGGTTCCACGGCGCCCGCAAACAATGGGGACCGGTCGCTGCAGCCTGCGGACTATTGGCGGCCCTGTTCCTGATGCCCGGTTGGTTTGTGACACAGGCCATGCTGGACAGGGCATCGCTCCGCCAGGGGCTGGATTATGTGTACAGCCCGCAACTCCAGCCGCGTCAGGCCTTTTCAGGCAATCCCAAGCGCGTTTGCCATACCTTGGAAAATTTGCAGACGTTCAAGCAAAGTTTTTATCTGCCGATATTATCCAACCTCTACAATTGGGCCGTATTCGACAACCTGAGCCTGCCTGATGCCAGGATCGACGAGGTTTATGAAACCTTTTCCGGAACCAAAGCGCCACCCCCGGCCGTGGATCGGGCCAATGGCCTCGCAACAGGCTTTTTCGAAACCAACCGCCAGGCAAACCGCGGCATGGGACGCCGTCCCCTAAAACTTCCATGGGATCAGGTCTCGGTAACATCGCATGCCACCACCGAAACCGCTGACGGCGATTGCGTGCGCGCAGACGCGGTGATCTGCATGAAAAACAGCGCCACGGTTGCCAACGAATTTATCGGTACATTTGAAATTCCGGATGATGTGCTGGTTTCCGGGTATTGGCTCCACATCGGGAACGAACGGGCGCCGGGCAGGCTGTTTGAAAAAAAGACCGCCCTCTGGGTTTACGAACAAATCCGGGAGACGAGGCGCGACCCGGGAATATTGCGCTATATCGGTCCGAACACGGTGGAGATGCGCGTGTATCCGATTGCGCAAAACGAAACCAGGACGGCGGAAATCCAATTCCTATATCCCCGGACATCGCATCCGCAAATCCTGCTAAACAAGGAACCCCTGTTGCAGGCGGCGCAGGAAAAACCCGCCGCAGTGTCCGAGGCGGTTTTGCCGCCCGGGAAAAGTGTATTGCTGGTGAACGGCGCTGCGGAGGGGCTTCCAAGAACAGGGCAAAAAGCGTATTTGCATTTTATCGTTGACCGGTCTGTCAGATCGAAAGAGCAAACCCCATCGGAACTGGTTGCGCGCTTGAAGAAGCTGGCGGCTTCGCCCGAATTCGCGGGCATTACGCAATACAAGGTGTCCGTGGCCAATTATGAGTGCCTGCTTTTGACCCCAAAACCGGTTTCCTGGGCCGGCGTCGAGCAGGCAATTTCCGCGGGCGCTTTGTCAGCAGTGCCGGCACGGGGAGGCTTCGCCGCGGTAAAGTCATTGAAGGAGGAAATTCTGGAGTATGAGTCCGGCATGGATTGCGCGAAACCGGAAACATTTTCCAGCTATCCGGTCTTTGCAATGGTTGATGACGGCGTTGACATGCCGCATGCGGATGAAGCGCTGCCGTTTTTGTTGAGGGCGGGGACTTATCCTGTGTACCGCTCATCTCCGGACGGCAAGCTGCAGGCATTGTGGAGCGGCAACAACGAAAAACAATCCGCGCGCAAGGCAGTGGTATTGGCTGCGGGCAGGAATGTGCGCGTGTTCCCGGATATTTCCCCGGTCCATGTCTGGCTGGAGTTTGTGCCGGACACTTCTCCGATCCGGGTGTTTGATCCGGGTTCCGGGACGTTTCCCGTGGAAGTTCAAACAGCCCATGTGGGGAACCCGGCATACCAGGCGGGCTTGGAAGCCCTGGCGTTGCAGCGGGACATGGACCGCAATCCATCCAAGACTCCGAAGCTTCTGCCGCTGATCACGCGGCAAAGCAGGGATTCGGGCATTCTGGCGCCGTCAACCAGCTATATTGTGGTGGAAAACAGCGCCCAATGGAAAATCCTCCAATTGAAGGAACGCCAAAAGCTTGGGGCGCACGAGGCCTTGGAATTGGAAGACACGCCGGAACCTGCGACGTGGATGCTGTTGGCCGTATTTCTCCCATTCCTGTTCTTGTGGCGCCGGTGGCAGGCCAAAAGAATGGTGGCTTCTGAGCTGTGAGTGAAAAGTTTTAATGTTGCAAGAAGCGCACAAATATGTTCTTTTTGTGTCATGCCGCAAACAGCCATCCTTCGCACCCGGATTGACCCGCGCCGTAAGGCCCGTGTGGAAAAAATCCTCTGCCGCCTCGGCATGACACCCACCCAAGCTGTGAACATGCTTTTCGCGCAAATCGAAAACCACAAGCGCTTTCCCTTTTCCGTGAGCATTAAAGATAACAGCGACATCCTGCCGCCCATAGCGCAGATCGCAGCCACATGGGACAGTCTCGATCAGGAAAACTATTCCCACCTGGACAAACGGTGAATGCGAAGCCCGGCGAAATCCATCTGGTAGATCTCGGCATGATCGGCAAAGTACGGCCAGCCGTGGTGGTTTCGCGGTATGACGACAATGCCCCGCGAGCCATATCCATCTGTGTGCCGCTTACGTCCCAATATCGCGGATCGGCCTATGAAGTCATGCTGGGTAAATTGCGCTTTCTCGACAAGGAATCCTGGGCCAACGTTCAGGGCATTGCCGGCTTGGGAAATGACAAACTCCTGCGCCGGCTGGGCCAGGTGACACCGGAACAACTCAGCCGGATCAAGGTTGCCCTGCGTTACACGTTCGAACTGTAAAGCTTTGGATTCCTGGCGGGTTTTGAGCCCTTGTCGCGAAACGCGCTGAAAGCCAAACAACCCCTGATCCCATCGATTCGCGGCTTTACATCGAATCCCCGCTTCGGTTGTAATGAATGCAGCACTATGTTTCAGATTATTTTCACGCCGGTCAGTACGGCCGAGATGTCCGCGCTGCCCAAGCTCCTGCAACTGGAAATCCTGAGCGAGTTCCAGGTGTTGACGCCGGATTTTGTAAAAGAAAATCCCGAAAAATTCGGCGTCATCAAGCAGGAAGGCCGCGAGCTGTACCGCTATCGCACCCGCGAATACCGCCTCTATTTTGAGAAAAAAGACGAAGGCCTCCTGATTCACCGCGTCTTGAACAAAAATTCGTTGAAGGACTTTTTCTACCGCTCGCAATTGCCCGTGTCAGAGGACGAGGAACTGCAATCCAACCCGGCGTTTTGGGCCATGATCGATTCGCCGAATCAAAAGCCGCATTAGATGCCGGCCTGGATCGAATGGGCCAGGGGTGTTGCCGCTCACCCGTTTTTCAAGAAACATTCCACCGCCTTGATTTGGGCGGCATCGGTTGCCTTCCACTTGATTTTGTTGGCGATGCTCAGCAGGTTGGTGGTGCATTCCGGCGCGAGGCTCGGAGGCATCCAGGGCTTTCAATTGGCCAATGTGGATCCGAAATTTCTTGAGGGCCACTTCGCCAAAATCGAAAGCAAAGGCGAAAAACTTTACCTGGTGCCGACTGAAATTCTGGCCGCTGCACCTTCGGTACCGCCTGCTGCGCCCGACCCCCCGATCCCGGCATCCCAGCCTTTTGACGAAGAAAGCCCGGCCGCCATCGAGAAAATTTTGGCGCGGGGAGCCGGAAAAAAACTGAATTTTTTCGGCCTTCATCCCGCCGGACAGACGGTGATCTTTGTGATTGATGTCTCCGGCAGCATGTATGAAAAAACGGGGCCGGTGACGCGGTTGAAACGGACCTTTGACGAGATCAAGCAATCGGTGGCGACGCTCGCGCCGGAGCAGCGCTTTGACATTGTACTGTTCGCCAGCCGGGTTGCCTCTATGTCTGAAAAACCGCTGCCGGCCACGCAGGAAAACAAAATCCGGGCCATCCGATTTTTGAACAGCGACGTCGATGTGGGCGGGACGACGGACCTCGGGGCCGGGTTGTCAACCGCGCTTGGCATGTCGCCCGACATTGTTTTATTGCTGACCGACGGCGAGGCCAACACGGGCAGCACCACCATCCTGGCCGAGACACGGTATCTGCGCCGGAAATTTTGCCCCAATGTGGAGATAGATGCGGTGGGATTTTATCTCGAGACCGGCAGTGTGCCGGAAAAGCTTTTGCTATCCCTAACGAACGAGACGAAAGGGGCCTACACCAGGTATCTGCCTTGAAATGGCGACGACACGGCATTGCCCCAAATTCTGTGCATCCAGTTAAAAAATATTTTTCCCTTTCTCCCCGCTCTTCGCGATCTCTTTGTAAAGAATGCCTTTGTTTTATTTTTTGCGGACAACCTTCAATGTTTTTGTGGCGCCTTCGCGCGTTCGTGGTTACATAGCCCTATGTTGCCTGAGTTAATAACGGAAATACCCGGGCCGGAATCCCGGCGGCTGGCCGTCCGCCTCCGTGCGCACGAGTCGCGCAATGTGACGTACGTTTCCAAGGCATTCCCGATATTTTGGGAATCTGCCGAGGGCTCAAACGTCCGGGACGTGGACGGGAACCGCTACCTGGATTTTACAAGCGGGTTTGGCGTGGCGACCGCGGGTTTTGGCAACCCGAAGCTGAAAGAGGTTTTCCTGGATCAATCCAACCGGCTCTATCATGGAATGGGGGATGTGCATCCGACCGAATTAAAGGTACGGCTTTGCGAATTGCTGAGCTGGGCAACCTTTGAGCGCTGGGGCGCCGGCCCGGGCAAGGTTTTGTTAGGCAGCGCCGGGTTTGAAGCGGTGGAGGCGGCATTGAAGACCGCATTCCTCGCCACCCGGAAACGCGGCGTGATTTGTTTTGACGGGGCTTACCACGGTCTGGGTTATGGGGCCATGACCGTCACCGGCAGGGAGGAATTCCGTTCCCCGTTCCGTTCCCAGCTTTCGGACTTTGCTGTGCTTCTGCCGTATCCCGATTGCGCGCATTGCCCCTGGGACAAAGGCCCTGGAACCGCAACCCAGGCCGATGAGTCGTCACATTGCGACCCGGGTTGTTTGGTTCTTTTGGAAAAACAAATCCGGGAAGCGGTGTCGGCGCGGGAGATAGGAGCGATTCTCGTGGAACCGGCACAGGGACGGGGCGGGGAAATTTTTCCGCCGAAAACTTTTCTGCCGCTCTTGAGGCGCTTGGCGGATGAACTCGGTTTGGTTTTGATATTTGACGAAATCTATACGGGCTTTTACCGGACAGGCCCGCTTTTCGCCTGTGAATCCACCCGCACGGTCCCGGACCTGATTTGCCTGGGCAAGGCGCTGAGCGGCGCCTACCCGATATCCGCCTGTGTGGGGCGCGCGGATTTGATGGATGCCTGGCCGGAATCCCCTGGCGAGGCGTTGCATACGAGCACATTCCTAGGCAACCCCGTGGGCTGCGCCCTGGCTGTTGCGAGTGTGGAACGCTGGCTGGCAGAACCTCCGGATCTTCAAATTCAAGGCATCGCCGATTCCATGCGCCGGATGTTGGTGTCGTTGCAGGATGATTTTGAAATTTTCAAGCACGCGCGTGGATCGGGTTTGATGTGGGGCGTGGAACTGGTGGACAAAAAAGGAGTGCCGGACCCTGCCTTGACGGCGCGTTTGATTGAGCAAGGCCTGGCGCAGGGCGCAATCCTGTTGGGCGGAGGAAAACGGAACAATGTGTTGAGCCTTGCCCCAAACCTGGCGGTGCAGCCTGCTGAAATCGAGTGGCTGGGGAAGATGTTAAAGGCTATCTGCTCGGGTTTGTAAACAAGCTTACGAGTAGGTCACATCTTTGCCAGGTTCCATCTCGTAGTCGAGAACCGTGATGGCATCCACATGATGATCCAGAATCTTGTGCTTGAATTGAACGTAAATGGCGCTCTCTTGGACAATTTTCAGCTTGTTCAGGTTTTCGCAATCCATGGAAAAGAAAATGTCGTGCGGGTTGCCTTTGGTGTCGATTTTTTTTCCAACCCTCAAATTAATTACTTCAGGTATCTTAAGCAATCGAATCCGGGTCTCTACCATGAGGGTTTCGACCTGTTCCGCGCTGACCCCGTGCTTCAATTTTAAAAGGCAAATGTGATGGACCATATTTCCCTGTTCTTGGGTTCCAATAACAGAGATGCGCGGGCGCAGTGTCAAGCATGGGTTCGTTGCACACTTGCAAACATCGGTGTTCAAGAAAGCGGGTGGCTCGAAAAAAATGAATTTCGAGATCGAATGGTCTCGACATTATGCGCTGTTGGGTTTGAATCGGGGCATGTTATCGGACGTGTTCAAGCGGGTTGGTGAAGCAACCGGCACTGAAGAAAGAGTGACTCAACTCAAACCTTTGGAATATATGGAGCAGAATCGCAGTACAAAATCTTCCGGCAATGCCATCATATCCGAGGACGTGGAATTCAAGGGCACATTGTGTTCCTCCAGCCGCCTCGAAATTCACGGACGTTTCGAAGGTGAAATTTTCGCCGACGGCCCGTTGGTGATCGGGGAAAGCGCCGTTGTCAAAGCCGATATTGAATCCGAATCCAGCGTTACAGTGCGCGGCAAAGTCCAGGGCAACATCAATGCCAAGGAAAAAGTCGAAGTGTCCGGCAATGCGCAGCTCTACGGGGATGTCAGTGCGCCGCGCTTTGGCCTGGCTGAAACCGCCACGTTCGTCGGCAAGACCGATACCTTGGGTGGCAAACCTCCGGCAAACGATTTTTCCAATATTTTCACACGCCTGGACAAAAGCAAGTCGGCCAAATAACCCGTCAGATTTCGGGCTCGTCGGCAGCCGGCCCGGCCAGCGGATCTGTAATTGCCGTCTCCGATTGAAGCGTCAGGCAACGCGTGAGCAGTTTTCCGCCCGGCTCCACCACCAATCCGTTGACTTCCAGCAAATTCGCCGTCAGATGGCCGCCCGGATAAATGGCCAGTTGTTCGGTCACCCGGACTTGCCAGGCTTGCACATGCCCGCGAATTTCAGCGCTGCGAAACGCCAAAAGGCCTTCCGAGTAAAGTGATGCGGAGGCGGGAACCAATAAATGCCCGCCCGCGGCGCCTGCTCCAAGTTTGGCATGGCCCTGCACTACGAGGATGTTCCGCGAAACCAGCCTGCTGGTGGATCTCCCGGCGATCCGGATGTTCTCGGCCTCGGCTTTGCCCCCCGCAAAAACGCCCTTCGGGCCAATCGCGATGTCGCCATAAGTCAAAATCGCCGTGTTGAATTCCCGGTCGATTTCATGGTTCCGCAAATCGATAAAGGCGGAACAGGCATTGCATTGCCAGGTCATCGCCTCGGCATGGATCAACAGCTCATGGTGGCATTGCAAACAGCGGACCTGGCGTTGTTCAACCGGCGCCTTTTTCTTTGTGCGCGTTTTGGTTTTGGTTTGCAGCACAATGCGATGGCCGCATTTCTGGCAATAGGTGACGTTCGCGTTCGGGTAATCCCTCTGCTCATGGCCACAGGCCGTGCAGGTCACCAATTCTTTTGCGGGGCTTTTACGGGAAAATCGCATGGCATTCCTTAGCGTTTGCTTTTCAGGTTCAAGGCCAGTTCTTTTTCAGTGCCGCCGATGACAAGCTTGCCGCTGTATTCCACCCCGGATTCGGTCTCAAAGGAATGTGCCGTGATGTTGCCCTTGACCCGGGCCGGTTGTTTCAGGCGGACGCCGAGACTGGCTGCAATATTGCCCTGGACCATTCCCGCCACTGAAAAATCGAGCCCGTGCAGATTTCCTTCGATTTTGGCCGGAGCAAAAATGACAAGCTCCTGTTCGGCAAAAATGTCGCCGATCAATTCACCGGCAAAATTGCCGGCCCCTTTTGTGTGTAGGTTGCCTTTGAGCGTGGGACCGTGCGACACGAGATCGTGCAGCTTCTTTTTCGGAGCATGCGACTTGAGAAACGCAAAAAATTTGGCGGGCGACAGCATAGGGCTGGCTCAAAACATAACTGTTTC is a genomic window containing:
- a CDS encoding type II toxin-antitoxin system PemK/MazF family toxin, producing MNAKPGEIHLVDLGMIGKVRPAVVVSRYDDNAPRAISICVPLTSQYRGSAYEVMLGKLRFLDKESWANVQGIAGLGNDKLLRRLGQVTPEQLSRIKVALRYTFEL
- a CDS encoding VWA domain-containing protein, which produces MPAWIEWARGVAAHPFFKKHSTALIWAASVAFHLILLAMLSRLVVHSGARLGGIQGFQLANVDPKFLEGHFAKIESKGEKLYLVPTEILAAAPSVPPAAPDPPIPASQPFDEESPAAIEKILARGAGKKLNFFGLHPAGQTVIFVIDVSGSMYEKTGPVTRLKRTFDEIKQSVATLAPEQRFDIVLFASRVASMSEKPLPATQENKIRAIRFLNSDVDVGGTTDLGAGLSTALGMSPDIVLLLTDGEANTGSTTILAETRYLRRKFCPNVEIDAVGFYLETGSVPEKLLLSLTNETKGAYTRYLP
- a CDS encoding addiction module toxin RelE; this translates as MFQIIFTPVSTAEMSALPKLLQLEILSEFQVLTPDFVKENPEKFGVIKQEGRELYRYRTREYRLYFEKKDEGLLIHRVLNKNSLKDFFYRSQLPVSEDEELQSNPAFWAMIDSPNQKPH
- a CDS encoding type II toxin-antitoxin system RelB/DinJ family antitoxin, which codes for MPQTAILRTRIDPRRKARVEKILCRLGMTPTQAVNMLFAQIENHKRFPFSVSIKDNSDILPPIAQIAATWDSLDQENYSHLDKR
- a CDS encoding MSEP-CTERM sorting domain-containing protein; protein product: MEWLDFCGDISTIGLSFTPMIADQTRPLLPSAFYNPLNLLWISVFPLLLLLLIDLQSIWLAYGEMHPEQQSFAKYALSANAGLLAFVAALALVLGWRKKNLNGGWSLLIFVLHAGFIWLQLCLLAKALPFSVPNWILDRDTLILAQLACVMGGCFYSLLGIACCPLRISRMRDFLYSGGMLLGVPLLWYLMIQVMFHIHGFDPNVYLMVTFLILSTAVMCIGLLRLLVYLHAWLRQYEAVLVLLSALIMPLGGLCLNRAMPFPVSFQVTGVYVLTVVNAGVLLLGCLPRLRSNPWLWLLQAVTFPFTVYFFVVFLPFLPLFLPAMLACGAGFLILTPTVLFMVHGQRLIGGFHGARKQWGPVAAACGLLAALFLMPGWFVTQAMLDRASLRQGLDYVYSPQLQPRQAFSGNPKRVCHTLENLQTFKQSFYLPILSNLYNWAVFDNLSLPDARIDEVYETFSGTKAPPPAVDRANGLATGFFETNRQANRGMGRRPLKLPWDQVSVTSHATTETADGDCVRADAVICMKNSATVANEFIGTFEIPDDVLVSGYWLHIGNERAPGRLFEKKTALWVYEQIRETRRDPGILRYIGPNTVEMRVYPIAQNETRTAEIQFLYPRTSHPQILLNKEPLLQAAQEKPAAVSEAVLPPGKSVLLVNGAAEGLPRTGQKAYLHFIVDRSVRSKEQTPSELVARLKKLAASPEFAGITQYKVSVANYECLLLTPKPVSWAGVEQAISAGALSAVPARGGFAAVKSLKEEILEYESGMDCAKPETFSSYPVFAMVDDGVDMPHADEALPFLLRAGTYPVYRSSPDGKLQALWSGNNEKQSARKAVVLAAGRNVRVFPDISPVHVWLEFVPDTSPIRVFDPGSGTFPVEVQTAHVGNPAYQAGLEALALQRDMDRNPSKTPKLLPLITRQSRDSGILAPSTSYIVVENSAQWKILQLKERQKLGAHEALELEDTPEPATWMLLAVFLPFLFLWRRWQAKRMVASEL